The window TCCAGGTGCGCCTGTATGCCGAGGATCCGTGGGAGGGTTTCCGCCCCACCACTGGCCGGATCGGTGCCTGGCGCATGCCCGACGGGCCGGGCGTCCGCGTGGATGCTGGGATGGAGGCCGACCTCGAGCTGCCCACCGAGTACGACCCGTTGCTGGCCAAGCTCATGGTCCATGCACCGGACCGCCCGGCGGCGGTGGCACGCCTGCGGCGTGCATTGGACGAAACGCGGATCGGGGGCGTGTCGACGACCTTGGGATTCCATCGCTGGTTGGTAGACCAGCCGGCGTTCATCGCGGGCAAGTACGACACCGGGCTGGTTCCCGACCTGTGGGCCGACGGGCCGGGTTTGTCCGACGGCGAGGTCCAGATGGCCGCGACCGCGGTGGCTGGGGCCCGCGCGACGGGCGTCCCGCCTCGGCCCCGCGCCGCTCCTTCGACCGGCGCCGCGATGACCCGGAGCGAACGCCCGTGGGCCCGGCTGGCGCGCGACGAGGCGGTCGAGCCGTGAGGGATGAGGCGGAGTTCCTGGTCGAGGGTCAGCCGACGGCCCCAGACCCCGAATGGGAGTTCGGCTGGCTAGCCCGCGGGCACCGTGAGGCGACCCTGCGCCGCGCCGGCGAGCGCGTCCCGGTCCTGGTCGAGGGCGGCCCGGCGGAGTGGGTCGTCACCATCCGTGGACGCCGGATCGCGGTCACGGTCCGCGGCCATCGGGAGCGGCTGCTGGCCGAGTCGAGCCAACTTGCCGCCCCGCGTCATGGCCCGGCGGAGGTCCGCGCCACCCTGCCGGGGTTGGTGGTCAAGGTCGCGGTCCGTCCGGGCGACCTGGTGGCGGAGGGGGATGCCCTGGTGACGGTGGAGGCCATGAAGATGGAGAACGAGATCCGTGCGCCGCGCGCGGGGCAGGTGGTGAGCGTCGAGGCGGCGCCAGGCCAGACGATCGTCAGCGGCGCCCTCCTTGTTCGGCTGGCCGAGCCCGAACCGTAGAATCGGCGGCGTGAGCAGCGGAGACGAACCGGCGAGCGCGGACAGCGGTCCGCGCCGCGATCGGTCCAGCTCGGGATTTGAGATCCGCGGCGTGTATCGGTCAGGCGACCTGGCCCCCGATCTCGACGACCGGCTGGGAGATCCGGGCGCCTATCCGTACACCCGGGGCATCCACGCATCGGGCTACCGCGGGCGCCCCTGGACCATGCGCCAGTACGCCGGGTTCACCTCGCCCGCGGAGTCGAACCGGCGCTTCCGTGACCTGCTGGCGGACGGCCAGACGGGGCTGTCGGTGGCGTTCGACCTGCCGACCCAGATGGGATACGACAGCGACGACTCGCGGGTGGCCGGCGAGGTGGGCCGGGTGGGGGTGCCGATCGACACCGTCCGTGACATGGAGCGCCTGCTGGATGGGATCGACCTGGGCACGGTCAGCACCTCGATGACGATCAACGCCACCGCGGCCATCCTGCTCGCACTGTACGAGACCGTCGGTCGCCGCCAGGGGGTGGAGCCGGCGCAACTGCGTGGGACGGTCCAGAACGACATCCTCAAGGAATATGTCGCGCGCGGGACCTATATCTTCCCGCCCGGCCCATCGCTGCGGTTGGCGACCGATGTCATCGCCTACTGCCGGGCGGAGCTGCCCCAGTTCAACCCGATCAGCATCAGCGGCTACCACATGCGGGAGGCCGGGGCGACCGCGGTCCAGGAGCTGGCCTTCACGATGGGCAACGCGATCACTTACGCCGATGCGGCCGTGGCGGCCGGCCTTACCTTCGACGAGTTTGCGCCCCGCCTGTCGTTCTTCTTCGCCGCCCACAACGACCTGTTCGAGGAGGTTGCAAAGTTCCGGGCCGCGCGCCGGCTGTGGTCGCGGGTCGCCCGCGACCGGTACCACGCCACCGACCCGCGAAGCATGACCCTGCGCTTCCACGTCCAGACCGCCGGCTCGACGCTGACCGCCCAGCAACCGGAGACGAACACGGTCCGAACGACGGTCCAGGCCCTGGCCGCGGTCCTGGGCGGGACACAATCCCTCCATACCAACGCGTTGGACGAGGCCCTGGGGCTGCCGAGCCCCGAAGCGGCCCGGCTGGCGCTGAGGACCCAGCAGGTCCTGGCCTACGAGTCGGGGCTCAGCGCGCCGATCGACCCGCTGGGCGGCTCGTGGTACGTCGAGGCCCTGACCGATGAGCTCGACGAACGAGCCAGCGCCGAGCTGGTGCGACTGGACGAGCTGGGTGGACCACTGGCCGCGTTGGAGGCCGGTTACCAGGCCGGCGCCATTGCCGACGCGGCCTATGCCGACCAGCGAGCGTTCGAATCCGGCGAGGCAGTCGTGGTGGGAGTGAATGCATTCGTTGAGCCCGGCGAGCAGGCCGCCCGCCCGCAGCCGCAGCGCATCGACCCAGGGGCGGAGCGCAGCCAGGCCGAGCGGACGCGCGCCGTCCGCGCCGCCCGCGACCCCCGCGCCGCGGCCGCTACGGTGGATGCCCTCGGCGCCGCGGCACGCGGGACCGAGAACCTGCTCCCGCGGATCCGCGCCTGCGTCGAGGCCGACGTCACGCTGGGCGAGATTGCCGACGCCCTGCGCGCCGCGTGGGGAGAGCACCGGCCGTGATCATCGACCACATCGCGGTGGTCGTGCGGTCCATCGACGAGGCGCTGCCGCGATACCGGGAACTGTTCGGCCTGGAGTCGTCTGACGGGGTGCGGCCCGTCGCCGCGCAGGGGGTTCGGATCTGCTTCCTGCCCACCGGCCCCGCTCCCGCCGCTCGCCTGGAGCTGATCGAGCCCACCGACCCGGACAGCGGCGTGGCCCGCTTCCTCGACTCGCGAGGCGAGGGGCTCCACCACGTCTGCTTCGGGACGACGACCCTGGTCCAGGAGCTGGCCCGCCTGAAATCCGCCGGGGCCGAGCTGGTCGACCACGTCCCGCGTCCGGGCGCCGAGGGGTCAGTGGCCTTCATCCACCCGCGAACCCTCAATGGGGTCCTGTGGGAGCTCCTCGAGCGCGGGACACCGGAGGACGGCGGCTAGGCCACCCCGGCCTCGCGGAGGAGTGCCGGGATCTGGAGCGGGGAGTCGGCAACCCGTACCCCCGCGTCGCGCAGGGCGGTCCGCTTCGACTCCGCGGTGCCGGTCCCGCCCGAGATGATCGCCCCGGCGTGACCCATGCGCCGTCCCGGCGGCGCCGTACGCCCGGCCACGAAAGCGGCCACCGGCTTGGACATCGTCTTTGCGATGTGCTCGGCCGCCCGTTCCTCCTCGTCGCCACCGATCTCGCCAATGAGCACGACCGCATCGGTCAGGGGGTCTGCCTCGAACAGTGTCAGGATCTCGATGAAGCTGGTGCCCACGATCGGGTCGCCGCCGATCCCGACGCAGGTCGATTGACCGATCCCTTCATCGGTCAAGGCCTCGACCACTTCGTAGGTCAAGGTGCCGGATCGGCTCACCAGACCCACCCGTCCCCGCCGATGAATGTTGCCGGGGATGATCCCGACCTTGGCCTCGCCGGGAGTCGTGGCGCCGGGGCAGTTGGGACCGATGAGGCGGACGCCCTGGGCGCGCAGGACGTGGTACACGCGAAGCATGTCCAGGGCCGGGATGCCCTCGGTGATGCAGAAGATGAGGCCGATCCCGCTCGACGCGGCCTCGAAGATCGCGTCCGGAGCGAAGGCCGCCGGGACGTAGATGACGCTCGTGTTGGCCCCCGTCCGGCCGACCGCCTCGGCGACCGTGTCGAAGATGGGGACCCGGCCGTTGAACGTCTCCTGGCCGCCCTTGCCGGGGGTGACTCCCGCCACTACCTGCGTTCCGAAGTTGAGCATGGCCTGGCCGTGGAACTGACCCTCGCGGCCGGTGATGCCCTGGATCAGGAGTCGCGTGTCGCCATCGACGAGGATGCTCATCGGCCCTCGCCGGCCGTGGCCGCGGCGACGGCCATGGCTGCCGCCTCGTCCAGGGTGTAGGCCGTCTGCAGGTCCGCCGACTCGAGGATGAACGCCGCCTCGTCGGCGTTGGTGCCCACGATTCGGACCACCATCGGCACCTGGCGCTCCAACCCCGCCCGGGCCTCGACGATGCCCTGCGCCACCTCGTCGCCCCGCGTGATGCCGCCGAAGATGTTGATCAGTACGGCGCGGACGTTGGGGTCGGCGAGGATGATCCGGAACGCGGCCGCCACCCGCTCGTGTCGTGCCCCGCCGCCGATGTCCAGGAAGTTCGCCGGCTCGCCTCCGGCCAGCTTGACCAGGTCCATGGTGGCCATGGCCAACCCAGCGCCGTTGACCATGCAGCCGATGGTGCCTTCAAGCTTGATGTAGCTGATGCCGGCCTCGCGGGCTGCGGCCTCGGCCGGCTCCTCCTCGGCCGGGTCGCGCAGCTGCTCGAGGTCGGGATGCCGGGCCAATCCGGAGTCGTCCAGGACCATCTTGGCGTCCAGCGCCACCAGCCCGTCGGAGGTGAGCGCCAGCGGGTTGATCTCGGCCAGCTCCGCATCGGTCTGCACGAAGGCCTCCACCAGGCCGGTCAGGGTGGTGGCGAAGGTCGCCCGATGTGCCTCGGGAATGGCCAGGAAGAAGCTGACCGCGCGGACGTTATGGGGCTGGAGCCCGATGAGCGGGTGCAGCGGCAGGCGCAGGACCGCCGCCGGATCGGTCTGCGCCACATCCTCGATGTCGATCCCACCCTCGGCGCTGGCAATGACGGTCACGGCCCTGGCGGCTCGGTCCAGGATGACGGCGAGGTAGTACTCGTGGGCGATGACGACGGATGGCGTCACGAGGACCGTGTGGACCGGCGCCCCGGCGATGCGCAGCTCCAGGATCTC is drawn from Chloroflexota bacterium and contains these coding sequences:
- the sucC gene encoding ADP-forming succinate--CoA ligase subunit beta yields the protein MKLQEFRSKEILARHGIPTLPGEIATTPAAARAAAERLGVPVVVKAQVLAGGRGKAGGVKLAADPAEAEARAAEILELRIAGAPVHTVLVTPSVVIAHEYYLAVILDRAARAVTVIASAEGGIDIEDVAQTDPAAVLRLPLHPLIGLQPHNVRAVSFFLAIPEAHRATFATTLTGLVEAFVQTDAELAEINPLALTSDGLVALDAKMVLDDSGLARHPDLEQLRDPAEEEPAEAAAREAGISYIKLEGTIGCMVNGAGLAMATMDLVKLAGGEPANFLDIGGGARHERVAAAFRIILADPNVRAVLINIFGGITRGDEVAQGIVEARAGLERQVPMVVRIVGTNADEAAFILESADLQTAYTLDEAAAMAVAAATAGEGR
- a CDS encoding biotin/lipoyl-containing protein, whose protein sequence is MRDEAEFLVEGQPTAPDPEWEFGWLARGHREATLRRAGERVPVLVEGGPAEWVVTIRGRRIAVTVRGHRERLLAESSQLAAPRHGPAEVRATLPGLVVKVAVRPGDLVAEGDALVTVEAMKMENEIRAPRAGQVVSVEAAPGQTIVSGALLVRLAEPEP
- a CDS encoding VOC family protein, with the translated sequence MIIDHIAVVVRSIDEALPRYRELFGLESSDGVRPVAAQGVRICFLPTGPAPAARLELIEPTDPDSGVARFLDSRGEGLHHVCFGTTTLVQELARLKSAGAELVDHVPRPGAEGSVAFIHPRTLNGVLWELLERGTPEDGG
- the sucD gene encoding succinate--CoA ligase subunit alpha → MSILVDGDTRLLIQGITGREGQFHGQAMLNFGTQVVAGVTPGKGGQETFNGRVPIFDTVAEAVGRTGANTSVIYVPAAFAPDAIFEAASSGIGLIFCITEGIPALDMLRVYHVLRAQGVRLIGPNCPGATTPGEAKVGIIPGNIHRRGRVGLVSRSGTLTYEVVEALTDEGIGQSTCVGIGGDPIVGTSFIEILTLFEADPLTDAVVLIGEIGGDEEERAAEHIAKTMSKPVAAFVAGRTAPPGRRMGHAGAIISGGTGTAESKRTALRDAGVRVADSPLQIPALLREAGVA
- a CDS encoding methylmalonyl-CoA mutase family protein — its product is MSSGDEPASADSGPRRDRSSSGFEIRGVYRSGDLAPDLDDRLGDPGAYPYTRGIHASGYRGRPWTMRQYAGFTSPAESNRRFRDLLADGQTGLSVAFDLPTQMGYDSDDSRVAGEVGRVGVPIDTVRDMERLLDGIDLGTVSTSMTINATAAILLALYETVGRRQGVEPAQLRGTVQNDILKEYVARGTYIFPPGPSLRLATDVIAYCRAELPQFNPISISGYHMREAGATAVQELAFTMGNAITYADAAVAAGLTFDEFAPRLSFFFAAHNDLFEEVAKFRAARRLWSRVARDRYHATDPRSMTLRFHVQTAGSTLTAQQPETNTVRTTVQALAAVLGGTQSLHTNALDEALGLPSPEAARLALRTQQVLAYESGLSAPIDPLGGSWYVEALTDELDERASAELVRLDELGGPLAALEAGYQAGAIADAAYADQRAFESGEAVVVGVNAFVEPGEQAARPQPQRIDPGAERSQAERTRAVRAARDPRAAAATVDALGAAARGTENLLPRIRACVEADVTLGEIADALRAAWGEHRP